In Syngnathus acus chromosome 5, fSynAcu1.2, whole genome shotgun sequence, a genomic segment contains:
- the elmo2 gene encoding engulfment and cell motility protein 2 isoform X1: protein MPPPADIVKVAIEWPGANAQLIEMDQKRPLTSIIREVCDGWSLSGSEQFALRYADGPQLYITEQSRSEIKNGTILRLAISPGRAARQLLERIQSHGIDARLEALKELAKLSADTTFAAEFINMEGIGTLARLVESGTHFGEMLAFTLTAFLELMDHGIVSWDLISLSFIKQIAGYVNQPMVDVSILQRSLAILESMVLNSHSLYHRVAQEITVGQLIGHLQVSNQEIQTYAIALINALFLKAPEDRRQEVYTNPLEQHLTEMASTLAQKHLRSIILNHVIRGNRPIKAEMAHQLYVLQVLTFNLLEERMMTKMDPNDQTQRDVIFELRRIAFDGENDPTGTEKRKTLYAKDYKMLGFTNHVNPAMDFTQTPPGMLALDNMLYLAKVHQDTYIRIVLENSSREDKHECPFGRCAIDLTRILCEILQVGELPNEGCNDYHPMFFTHDRAWEEFFCICIQLLNKTWKEMRATSEDFNKVMQVVREQITRALAMKPSSLDQLKNKLRGLNYSEILRLRQSERMSQDDFQSPPIIELRERIQPEILELIKQQRLNRLCEGSCFRKVGNRRRQEKFWFCRLSLNHKVLHYGDLDESPQGEVPFEMLSDKIPVSDIKSVVTGKDCPHMKEKSALKQNKEVLELAFSVLYDPDETLNFVAPNKYEYCIWTDGLCALLGREMSSDLTRSDLDTLISMEMKLRLLDLENITIPEAPPPVPKEPSSYNFTYNYS, encoded by the exons ATGCCCCCACCAGCTGACATCGTGAAGGTGGCTATTGAATGGCCGGGTGCAAATGCTCAACTTATAGAGATGGACCAG aaACGACCTTTGACCTCAATCATCCGTGAAGTCTGTGATGG ATGGTCTTTGTCAGGCTCCGAACAGTTTGCTCTGCGCTATGCTGATGGTCCCCAGCTTTATATCACAGAACAG AGTCGCAGTGAAATCAAGAACGGGACCATCCTTCGATTAGCCATTTCGCCC GGCCGGGCTGCTCGTCAGCTCCTGGAGCGTATCCAATCCCATGGGATTGACGCTCGCTTAGAAGCTCTGAAGGAGCTGGCCAAGCTGTCAGCAGACACCACGTTTGCCGCAGAGTTTATCAATATGGAGGGCATTGGGACGTTGGCCCGCCTCGTCGAGAGTGGCACCCA CTTCGGCGAAATGCTGGCATTCACCCTCACCGCATTCCTGGAATTAATGGATCACGGCATTGTATCCTGGGATCTTATCTCACTCTCCTTCATCAAGCAG ATTGCAGGCTATGTGAACCAGCCTATGGTGGACGTGTCCATTCTGCAGCGCTCTCTGGCCATCCTGGAGAGTATGGTACTCAACAGCCACAGCCTCTACCACCGAGTGGCTCAGGAGATCACCGTGGGACAGCTCATCGGGCACCTGCAAgt GTCAAACCAAGAGATTCAGACTTATGCAATTGCCCTCATCAATGCTCTTTTCCTGAAAGCACCCGAGGACAGACGGCAG GAGGTGTACACTAACCCGCTGGAGCAGCACCTCACT gaaatggccagcacCTTGGCGCAGAAGCACTTGCGCTCCATTATTCTGAAT CATGTCATAAGAGGAAATCGACCAATCAAAGCAGAAATGGCACATCAGCTGTATGTTCTGCAGGTGTTGACCTTTAATCTTTTGGAGGAACGAATGATGACCAAAATGGATCCTAATGACcag ACTCAACGAGATGTCATTTTCGAGCTGCGGAGGATTGCATTTGATGGAGAAAATGACCCCACTGGCACAGAAAAACGAAAGACGTTGTATGCTAAAGATTATAAAATGCTAGGTTTTACG AACCATGTGAACCCTGCTATGGACTTCACACAGACTCCACCCGGGATGCTAGCTCTGGACAACATGCTGTACCTGGCCAAGGTCCATCAGGACACATACATCCGT ATTGTCTTGGAAAACAGTAGTCGCGAGGATAAGCATGAATGTCCCTTTGGCCGGTGTGCCATCGACCTCACTCGAATACTTTGTGAGATACTCCAAGTTGGAGAGTTGC CTAATGAGGGCTGCAATGACTACCACCCCATGTTCTTCACTCATGACCGAGCATGGGAAGAATTCTTCTGCATCTGCATCCAGCTGCTCAATAAAACCTGGAAGGAGATGAGGGCCACCTCCGAGGACTTTAATAAG GTGATGCAGGTGGTCCGAGAGCAGATCACCAGAGCTCTGGCCATGAAGCCATCGTCTTTGGACCAGCTGAAGAACAAGCTGCGAGGTCTCAACTACTCCGAGATACTGCGACTACGACAGTCCGAGAGAATGAGCCAGGATGACTTTCAGTCCCCGCCCATCAT TGAGCTTCGCGAGAGAATCCAGCCTGAGATTCTGGAGCTCATTAAACAACAACGACTCAATCGGCTGTGCGAGGGCAGCTGTTTCCGAAAAGTGGGGAACCGCCGAAGGCAAG AGAAATTTTGGTTCTGCAGACTTTCTCTTAATCACAAAGTGCTGCACTACGGGGACTTGGATGAATCACCTCAGGGTGAAGTGCCTTTTGAGATGCTTAGTGACAAAA TCCCCGTCTCTGACATCAAGTCCGTGGTGACTGGGAAGGACTGCCCTCACATGAAGGAGAAAAGTGctctgaaacaaaacaag GAGGTGCTGGAGTTGGCTTTCTCGGTCCTTTACGATCCGGATGAGACGCTCAACTTTGTTGCGCCCAACAAATATGAG TATTGCATCTGGACGGACGGCTTGTGTGCGCTGCTGGGCAGAGAGATGAGCAGTGACCTGACACGCAGTGACCTGGACACGCTTATCAGCATGGAGATGAAGCTCCGCCTCCTGGACCTTGAGAACATCACAATCCCAGAAGCTCCACCCCCTGTTCCAAAGGAGCCAAGCTCTTATAATTTCACTTACAACTACAGTTGA
- the elmo2 gene encoding engulfment and cell motility protein 2 isoform X3, with protein MPPPADIVKVAIEWPGANAQLIEMDQKRPLTSIIREVCDGWSLSGSEQFALRYADGPQLYITEQSRSEIKNGTILRLAISPGRAARQLLERIQSHGIDARLEALKELAKLSADTTFAAEFINMEGIGTLARLVESGTHFGEMLAFTLTAFLELMDHGIVSWDLISLSFIKQIAGYVNQPMVDVSILQRSLAILESMVLNSHSLYHRVAQEITVGQLIGHLQVSNQEIQTYAIALINALFLKAPEDRRQEMASTLAQKHLRSIILNHVIRGNRPIKAEMAHQLYVLQVLTFNLLEERMMTKMDPNDQTQRDVIFELRRIAFDGENDPTGTEKRKTLYAKDYKMLGFTNHVNPAMDFTQTPPGMLALDNMLYLAKVHQDTYIRIVLENSSREDKHECPFGRCAIDLTRILCEILQVGELPNEGCNDYHPMFFTHDRAWEEFFCICIQLLNKTWKEMRATSEDFNKVMQVVREQITRALAMKPSSLDQLKNKLRGLNYSEILRLRQSERMSQDDFQSPPIIELRERIQPEILELIKQQRLNRLCEGSCFRKVGNRRRQEKFWFCRLSLNHKVLHYGDLDESPQGEVPFEMLSDKIPVSDIKSVVTGKDCPHMKEKSALKQNKEVLELAFSVLYDPDETLNFVAPNKYEYCIWTDGLCALLGREMSSDLTRSDLDTLISMEMKLRLLDLENITIPEAPPPVPKEPSSYNFTYNYS; from the exons ATGCCCCCACCAGCTGACATCGTGAAGGTGGCTATTGAATGGCCGGGTGCAAATGCTCAACTTATAGAGATGGACCAG aaACGACCTTTGACCTCAATCATCCGTGAAGTCTGTGATGG ATGGTCTTTGTCAGGCTCCGAACAGTTTGCTCTGCGCTATGCTGATGGTCCCCAGCTTTATATCACAGAACAG AGTCGCAGTGAAATCAAGAACGGGACCATCCTTCGATTAGCCATTTCGCCC GGCCGGGCTGCTCGTCAGCTCCTGGAGCGTATCCAATCCCATGGGATTGACGCTCGCTTAGAAGCTCTGAAGGAGCTGGCCAAGCTGTCAGCAGACACCACGTTTGCCGCAGAGTTTATCAATATGGAGGGCATTGGGACGTTGGCCCGCCTCGTCGAGAGTGGCACCCA CTTCGGCGAAATGCTGGCATTCACCCTCACCGCATTCCTGGAATTAATGGATCACGGCATTGTATCCTGGGATCTTATCTCACTCTCCTTCATCAAGCAG ATTGCAGGCTATGTGAACCAGCCTATGGTGGACGTGTCCATTCTGCAGCGCTCTCTGGCCATCCTGGAGAGTATGGTACTCAACAGCCACAGCCTCTACCACCGAGTGGCTCAGGAGATCACCGTGGGACAGCTCATCGGGCACCTGCAAgt GTCAAACCAAGAGATTCAGACTTATGCAATTGCCCTCATCAATGCTCTTTTCCTGAAAGCACCCGAGGACAGACGGCAG gaaatggccagcacCTTGGCGCAGAAGCACTTGCGCTCCATTATTCTGAAT CATGTCATAAGAGGAAATCGACCAATCAAAGCAGAAATGGCACATCAGCTGTATGTTCTGCAGGTGTTGACCTTTAATCTTTTGGAGGAACGAATGATGACCAAAATGGATCCTAATGACcag ACTCAACGAGATGTCATTTTCGAGCTGCGGAGGATTGCATTTGATGGAGAAAATGACCCCACTGGCACAGAAAAACGAAAGACGTTGTATGCTAAAGATTATAAAATGCTAGGTTTTACG AACCATGTGAACCCTGCTATGGACTTCACACAGACTCCACCCGGGATGCTAGCTCTGGACAACATGCTGTACCTGGCCAAGGTCCATCAGGACACATACATCCGT ATTGTCTTGGAAAACAGTAGTCGCGAGGATAAGCATGAATGTCCCTTTGGCCGGTGTGCCATCGACCTCACTCGAATACTTTGTGAGATACTCCAAGTTGGAGAGTTGC CTAATGAGGGCTGCAATGACTACCACCCCATGTTCTTCACTCATGACCGAGCATGGGAAGAATTCTTCTGCATCTGCATCCAGCTGCTCAATAAAACCTGGAAGGAGATGAGGGCCACCTCCGAGGACTTTAATAAG GTGATGCAGGTGGTCCGAGAGCAGATCACCAGAGCTCTGGCCATGAAGCCATCGTCTTTGGACCAGCTGAAGAACAAGCTGCGAGGTCTCAACTACTCCGAGATACTGCGACTACGACAGTCCGAGAGAATGAGCCAGGATGACTTTCAGTCCCCGCCCATCAT TGAGCTTCGCGAGAGAATCCAGCCTGAGATTCTGGAGCTCATTAAACAACAACGACTCAATCGGCTGTGCGAGGGCAGCTGTTTCCGAAAAGTGGGGAACCGCCGAAGGCAAG AGAAATTTTGGTTCTGCAGACTTTCTCTTAATCACAAAGTGCTGCACTACGGGGACTTGGATGAATCACCTCAGGGTGAAGTGCCTTTTGAGATGCTTAGTGACAAAA TCCCCGTCTCTGACATCAAGTCCGTGGTGACTGGGAAGGACTGCCCTCACATGAAGGAGAAAAGTGctctgaaacaaaacaag GAGGTGCTGGAGTTGGCTTTCTCGGTCCTTTACGATCCGGATGAGACGCTCAACTTTGTTGCGCCCAACAAATATGAG TATTGCATCTGGACGGACGGCTTGTGTGCGCTGCTGGGCAGAGAGATGAGCAGTGACCTGACACGCAGTGACCTGGACACGCTTATCAGCATGGAGATGAAGCTCCGCCTCCTGGACCTTGAGAACATCACAATCCCAGAAGCTCCACCCCCTGTTCCAAAGGAGCCAAGCTCTTATAATTTCACTTACAACTACAGTTGA
- the elmo2 gene encoding engulfment and cell motility protein 2 isoform X2: MPPPADIVKVAIEWPGANAQLIEMDQKRPLTSIIREVCDGWSLSGSEQFALRYADGPQLYITEQSRSEIKNGTILRLAISPGRAARQLLERIQSHGIDARLEALKELAKLSADTTFAAEFINMEGIGTLARLVESGTHFGEMLAFTLTAFLELMDHGIVSWDLISLSFIKQIAGYVNQPMVDVSILQRSLAILESMVLNSHSLYHRVAQEITVGQLIGHLSNQEIQTYAIALINALFLKAPEDRRQEVYTNPLEQHLTEMASTLAQKHLRSIILNHVIRGNRPIKAEMAHQLYVLQVLTFNLLEERMMTKMDPNDQTQRDVIFELRRIAFDGENDPTGTEKRKTLYAKDYKMLGFTNHVNPAMDFTQTPPGMLALDNMLYLAKVHQDTYIRIVLENSSREDKHECPFGRCAIDLTRILCEILQVGELPNEGCNDYHPMFFTHDRAWEEFFCICIQLLNKTWKEMRATSEDFNKVMQVVREQITRALAMKPSSLDQLKNKLRGLNYSEILRLRQSERMSQDDFQSPPIIELRERIQPEILELIKQQRLNRLCEGSCFRKVGNRRRQEKFWFCRLSLNHKVLHYGDLDESPQGEVPFEMLSDKIPVSDIKSVVTGKDCPHMKEKSALKQNKEVLELAFSVLYDPDETLNFVAPNKYEYCIWTDGLCALLGREMSSDLTRSDLDTLISMEMKLRLLDLENITIPEAPPPVPKEPSSYNFTYNYS; this comes from the exons ATGCCCCCACCAGCTGACATCGTGAAGGTGGCTATTGAATGGCCGGGTGCAAATGCTCAACTTATAGAGATGGACCAG aaACGACCTTTGACCTCAATCATCCGTGAAGTCTGTGATGG ATGGTCTTTGTCAGGCTCCGAACAGTTTGCTCTGCGCTATGCTGATGGTCCCCAGCTTTATATCACAGAACAG AGTCGCAGTGAAATCAAGAACGGGACCATCCTTCGATTAGCCATTTCGCCC GGCCGGGCTGCTCGTCAGCTCCTGGAGCGTATCCAATCCCATGGGATTGACGCTCGCTTAGAAGCTCTGAAGGAGCTGGCCAAGCTGTCAGCAGACACCACGTTTGCCGCAGAGTTTATCAATATGGAGGGCATTGGGACGTTGGCCCGCCTCGTCGAGAGTGGCACCCA CTTCGGCGAAATGCTGGCATTCACCCTCACCGCATTCCTGGAATTAATGGATCACGGCATTGTATCCTGGGATCTTATCTCACTCTCCTTCATCAAGCAG ATTGCAGGCTATGTGAACCAGCCTATGGTGGACGTGTCCATTCTGCAGCGCTCTCTGGCCATCCTGGAGAGTATGGTACTCAACAGCCACAGCCTCTACCACCGAGTGGCTCAGGAGATCACCGTGGGACAGCTCATCGGGCACCT GTCAAACCAAGAGATTCAGACTTATGCAATTGCCCTCATCAATGCTCTTTTCCTGAAAGCACCCGAGGACAGACGGCAG GAGGTGTACACTAACCCGCTGGAGCAGCACCTCACT gaaatggccagcacCTTGGCGCAGAAGCACTTGCGCTCCATTATTCTGAAT CATGTCATAAGAGGAAATCGACCAATCAAAGCAGAAATGGCACATCAGCTGTATGTTCTGCAGGTGTTGACCTTTAATCTTTTGGAGGAACGAATGATGACCAAAATGGATCCTAATGACcag ACTCAACGAGATGTCATTTTCGAGCTGCGGAGGATTGCATTTGATGGAGAAAATGACCCCACTGGCACAGAAAAACGAAAGACGTTGTATGCTAAAGATTATAAAATGCTAGGTTTTACG AACCATGTGAACCCTGCTATGGACTTCACACAGACTCCACCCGGGATGCTAGCTCTGGACAACATGCTGTACCTGGCCAAGGTCCATCAGGACACATACATCCGT ATTGTCTTGGAAAACAGTAGTCGCGAGGATAAGCATGAATGTCCCTTTGGCCGGTGTGCCATCGACCTCACTCGAATACTTTGTGAGATACTCCAAGTTGGAGAGTTGC CTAATGAGGGCTGCAATGACTACCACCCCATGTTCTTCACTCATGACCGAGCATGGGAAGAATTCTTCTGCATCTGCATCCAGCTGCTCAATAAAACCTGGAAGGAGATGAGGGCCACCTCCGAGGACTTTAATAAG GTGATGCAGGTGGTCCGAGAGCAGATCACCAGAGCTCTGGCCATGAAGCCATCGTCTTTGGACCAGCTGAAGAACAAGCTGCGAGGTCTCAACTACTCCGAGATACTGCGACTACGACAGTCCGAGAGAATGAGCCAGGATGACTTTCAGTCCCCGCCCATCAT TGAGCTTCGCGAGAGAATCCAGCCTGAGATTCTGGAGCTCATTAAACAACAACGACTCAATCGGCTGTGCGAGGGCAGCTGTTTCCGAAAAGTGGGGAACCGCCGAAGGCAAG AGAAATTTTGGTTCTGCAGACTTTCTCTTAATCACAAAGTGCTGCACTACGGGGACTTGGATGAATCACCTCAGGGTGAAGTGCCTTTTGAGATGCTTAGTGACAAAA TCCCCGTCTCTGACATCAAGTCCGTGGTGACTGGGAAGGACTGCCCTCACATGAAGGAGAAAAGTGctctgaaacaaaacaag GAGGTGCTGGAGTTGGCTTTCTCGGTCCTTTACGATCCGGATGAGACGCTCAACTTTGTTGCGCCCAACAAATATGAG TATTGCATCTGGACGGACGGCTTGTGTGCGCTGCTGGGCAGAGAGATGAGCAGTGACCTGACACGCAGTGACCTGGACACGCTTATCAGCATGGAGATGAAGCTCCGCCTCCTGGACCTTGAGAACATCACAATCCCAGAAGCTCCACCCCCTGTTCCAAAGGAGCCAAGCTCTTATAATTTCACTTACAACTACAGTTGA
- the elmo2 gene encoding engulfment and cell motility protein 2 isoform X4, whose translation MPPPADIVKVAIEWPGANAQLIEMDQKRPLTSIIREVCDGWSLSGSEQFALRYADGPQLYITEQSRSEIKNGTILRLAISPGRAARQLLERIQSHGIDARLEALKELAKLSADTTFAAEFINMEGIGTLARLVESGTHFGEMLAFTLTAFLELMDHGIVSWDLISLSFIKQIAGYVNQPMVDVSILQRSLAILESMVLNSHSLYHRVAQEITVGQLIGHLSNQEIQTYAIALINALFLKAPEDRRQEMASTLAQKHLRSIILNHVIRGNRPIKAEMAHQLYVLQVLTFNLLEERMMTKMDPNDQTQRDVIFELRRIAFDGENDPTGTEKRKTLYAKDYKMLGFTNHVNPAMDFTQTPPGMLALDNMLYLAKVHQDTYIRIVLENSSREDKHECPFGRCAIDLTRILCEILQVGELPNEGCNDYHPMFFTHDRAWEEFFCICIQLLNKTWKEMRATSEDFNKVMQVVREQITRALAMKPSSLDQLKNKLRGLNYSEILRLRQSERMSQDDFQSPPIIELRERIQPEILELIKQQRLNRLCEGSCFRKVGNRRRQEKFWFCRLSLNHKVLHYGDLDESPQGEVPFEMLSDKIPVSDIKSVVTGKDCPHMKEKSALKQNKEVLELAFSVLYDPDETLNFVAPNKYEYCIWTDGLCALLGREMSSDLTRSDLDTLISMEMKLRLLDLENITIPEAPPPVPKEPSSYNFTYNYS comes from the exons ATGCCCCCACCAGCTGACATCGTGAAGGTGGCTATTGAATGGCCGGGTGCAAATGCTCAACTTATAGAGATGGACCAG aaACGACCTTTGACCTCAATCATCCGTGAAGTCTGTGATGG ATGGTCTTTGTCAGGCTCCGAACAGTTTGCTCTGCGCTATGCTGATGGTCCCCAGCTTTATATCACAGAACAG AGTCGCAGTGAAATCAAGAACGGGACCATCCTTCGATTAGCCATTTCGCCC GGCCGGGCTGCTCGTCAGCTCCTGGAGCGTATCCAATCCCATGGGATTGACGCTCGCTTAGAAGCTCTGAAGGAGCTGGCCAAGCTGTCAGCAGACACCACGTTTGCCGCAGAGTTTATCAATATGGAGGGCATTGGGACGTTGGCCCGCCTCGTCGAGAGTGGCACCCA CTTCGGCGAAATGCTGGCATTCACCCTCACCGCATTCCTGGAATTAATGGATCACGGCATTGTATCCTGGGATCTTATCTCACTCTCCTTCATCAAGCAG ATTGCAGGCTATGTGAACCAGCCTATGGTGGACGTGTCCATTCTGCAGCGCTCTCTGGCCATCCTGGAGAGTATGGTACTCAACAGCCACAGCCTCTACCACCGAGTGGCTCAGGAGATCACCGTGGGACAGCTCATCGGGCACCT GTCAAACCAAGAGATTCAGACTTATGCAATTGCCCTCATCAATGCTCTTTTCCTGAAAGCACCCGAGGACAGACGGCAG gaaatggccagcacCTTGGCGCAGAAGCACTTGCGCTCCATTATTCTGAAT CATGTCATAAGAGGAAATCGACCAATCAAAGCAGAAATGGCACATCAGCTGTATGTTCTGCAGGTGTTGACCTTTAATCTTTTGGAGGAACGAATGATGACCAAAATGGATCCTAATGACcag ACTCAACGAGATGTCATTTTCGAGCTGCGGAGGATTGCATTTGATGGAGAAAATGACCCCACTGGCACAGAAAAACGAAAGACGTTGTATGCTAAAGATTATAAAATGCTAGGTTTTACG AACCATGTGAACCCTGCTATGGACTTCACACAGACTCCACCCGGGATGCTAGCTCTGGACAACATGCTGTACCTGGCCAAGGTCCATCAGGACACATACATCCGT ATTGTCTTGGAAAACAGTAGTCGCGAGGATAAGCATGAATGTCCCTTTGGCCGGTGTGCCATCGACCTCACTCGAATACTTTGTGAGATACTCCAAGTTGGAGAGTTGC CTAATGAGGGCTGCAATGACTACCACCCCATGTTCTTCACTCATGACCGAGCATGGGAAGAATTCTTCTGCATCTGCATCCAGCTGCTCAATAAAACCTGGAAGGAGATGAGGGCCACCTCCGAGGACTTTAATAAG GTGATGCAGGTGGTCCGAGAGCAGATCACCAGAGCTCTGGCCATGAAGCCATCGTCTTTGGACCAGCTGAAGAACAAGCTGCGAGGTCTCAACTACTCCGAGATACTGCGACTACGACAGTCCGAGAGAATGAGCCAGGATGACTTTCAGTCCCCGCCCATCAT TGAGCTTCGCGAGAGAATCCAGCCTGAGATTCTGGAGCTCATTAAACAACAACGACTCAATCGGCTGTGCGAGGGCAGCTGTTTCCGAAAAGTGGGGAACCGCCGAAGGCAAG AGAAATTTTGGTTCTGCAGACTTTCTCTTAATCACAAAGTGCTGCACTACGGGGACTTGGATGAATCACCTCAGGGTGAAGTGCCTTTTGAGATGCTTAGTGACAAAA TCCCCGTCTCTGACATCAAGTCCGTGGTGACTGGGAAGGACTGCCCTCACATGAAGGAGAAAAGTGctctgaaacaaaacaag GAGGTGCTGGAGTTGGCTTTCTCGGTCCTTTACGATCCGGATGAGACGCTCAACTTTGTTGCGCCCAACAAATATGAG TATTGCATCTGGACGGACGGCTTGTGTGCGCTGCTGGGCAGAGAGATGAGCAGTGACCTGACACGCAGTGACCTGGACACGCTTATCAGCATGGAGATGAAGCTCCGCCTCCTGGACCTTGAGAACATCACAATCCCAGAAGCTCCACCCCCTGTTCCAAAGGAGCCAAGCTCTTATAATTTCACTTACAACTACAGTTGA